A window of the Thermoplasmatales archaeon genome harbors these coding sequences:
- a CDS encoding FAD-binding protein yields the protein MEWIEKILKEIDNSRIFLKKCDLYTYGFDASIHHAIPDIVIKPKSAEEVEKIVKIANEHRIPVVARGAGTALCGQAVPTHGGILLDMTGMNKIKEINVNDLYCVVEPGVVYASLNEELAKYGFFFPPTPGSGDVCTIGGMIAVNASGARAIKYGATRDYVLGLEVVFPYGRKRLGGFTLKNSSGYQIERLIVGSEGTLGIITEAIIKLAPLPEKKALAILPFNDLMEAGKCVSKIISSGILPSSLEIMDNICIKAVNKAMNIGLPDTEAILFIELDGKENEVKEEIEKIKKMFKGIEFTDDEKEMQRLWKGRKGILPSLSRYGDDMVSVSLADDMCVPISKIPDAIKEFQEIAKKYGIIVGTYGHAGDGNLHTKVLLNPRDENSWKNAEKAVDEIYKAVKKLRGLASGEHGIGITKAPWMDEDGETMERIKKAIDPNNIMNPGKMMQWKKSIISHLRYK from the coding sequence ATTCCAGAATATTTCTCAAGAAATGCGATTTATATACATATGGTTTTGATGCATCAATTCACCATGCTATTCCAGATATAGTAATAAAGCCAAAAAGTGCGGAGGAAGTAGAAAAAATAGTAAAAATCGCAAATGAGCACCGCATTCCAGTTGTTGCAAGAGGAGCGGGCACCGCGCTCTGCGGGCAGGCGGTGCCGACGCATGGGGGAATTTTGCTTGATATGACAGGAATGAATAAAATAAAGGAGATAAATGTGAATGATTTGTATTGTGTTGTTGAGCCAGGTGTGGTTTATGCGAGCTTGAATGAAGAGCTTGCTAAATATGGCTTCTTCTTTCCTCCCACGCCAGGAAGTGGGGATGTATGCACAATTGGGGGTATGATCGCAGTAAATGCATCTGGGGCAAGGGCTATAAAGTATGGAGCAACTCGTGACTATGTTCTTGGCCTGGAGGTTGTTTTTCCTTATGGAAGAAAAAGGCTCGGTGGATTTACATTGAAAAATTCATCCGGCTATCAAATTGAAAGGCTGATTGTTGGAAGCGAAGGAACACTCGGAATTATAACTGAAGCAATAATTAAACTTGCTCCATTGCCTGAGAAAAAAGCTCTTGCAATACTTCCATTCAATGATTTAATGGAAGCGGGAAAATGTGTATCTAAAATAATAAGCAGTGGAATTCTCCCCTCAAGCCTTGAAATAATGGATAATATATGCATAAAAGCGGTTAATAAAGCAATGAATATTGGCCTTCCAGATACGGAGGCAATTCTTTTCATTGAGTTAGATGGAAAAGAGAACGAGGTTAAAGAAGAAATAGAAAAAATTAAAAAAATGTTCAAAGGAATAGAATTCACCGATGATGAAAAGGAAATGCAAAGGCTATGGAAGGGAAGAAAAGGAATATTACCATCCCTTTCAAGATATGGAGATGATATGGTTTCGGTGAGCTTGGCGGATGACATGTGCGTCCCTATTTCAAAAATACCAGACGCAATAAAAGAATTTCAAGAAATTGCAAAAAAATATGGAATAATAGTTGGTACATACGGGCATGCGGGTGATGGAAATCTTCATACAAAAGTTTTGCTAAATCCAAGGGATGAGAATAGCTGGAAAAATGCGGAAAAAGCGGTGGATGAAATATATAAGGCGGTAAAGAAGCTTCGCGGACTTGCGAGCGGGGAGCATGGAATTGGAATAACAAAGGCGCCATGGATGGATGAGGACGGGGAGACAATGGAAAGAATCAAAAAGGCTATTGATCCAAATAATATAATGAATCCTGGAAAAATGATGCAGTGGAAAAAAAGTATAATCTCACATCTCAGATATAAATAA
- a CDS encoding archaeosine biosynthesis radical SAM protein RaSEA, which translates to MEKLNEFVKNLKIYEERKEKPRIWNEKEILKGEIVDSFAFILNTRGCRWARQGGCTMCGYFKESYDASEEEIIEQVNFVLSRYREEKIVKIYTSGSFLDENELSYEMQNYVIKKFEKAGKIVIESRPEFINALENLKNENIEVAMGLESANNKVLEYSINKGFKFEEWRCSAEKVKEYGKSLRVYILIKPPFLSESDAIKDAIYSVEKIKDIADIISFNPVAIHSKTLVEILWKKGIYRPPWLWSVSKIINESKEIYDGIIRCDVVAGGTPRGAHNCGKCDTSFLREIRNFSLNQKMEEPSCDCKEEWLDYLELERFLI; encoded by the coding sequence ATGGAAAAGCTGAATGAATTTGTAAAAAATTTGAAGATATATGAAGAAAGAAAGGAGAAGCCAAGGATATGGAATGAAAAGGAAATTTTGAAAGGTGAAATTGTTGATTCCTTTGCATTTATTCTTAATACTCGTGGATGTAGATGGGCAAGACAGGGAGGATGCACAATGTGTGGATATTTCAAGGAAAGCTATGATGCAAGTGAGGAAGAAATAATTGAGCAAGTAAATTTTGTTTTGAGCAGATATAGAGAGGAGAAAATTGTAAAAATATATACATCTGGAAGTTTTTTAGATGAAAATGAACTCTCTTATGAAATGCAAAATTATGTAATTAAAAAATTTGAAAAAGCGGGCAAGATAGTTATTGAGAGCAGACCAGAGTTTATAAATGCTCTTGAAAATTTGAAAAATGAAAATATTGAAGTTGCTATGGGACTTGAATCCGCAAATAATAAAGTTCTTGAATATTCAATAAACAAAGGTTTTAAATTTGAAGAATGGCGATGCTCTGCTGAAAAAGTCAAGGAATATGGAAAAAGTTTAAGGGTTTATATCTTAATTAAGCCACCTTTTCTTTCAGAGAGCGATGCAATAAAAGATGCAATTTATAGTGTAGAAAAGATAAAGGATATTGCGGATATAATTTCTTTCAATCCAGTTGCAATCCACAGCAAAACCCTTGTTGAAATATTATGGAAAAAAGGTATTTATCGCCCTCCATGGCTATGGAGTGTTTCAAAAATAATAAATGAAAGCAAGGAAATTTATGATGGAATTATAAGATGCGATGTGGTTGCGGGAGGCACACCAAGGGGGGCGCACAACTGCGGGAAATGTGACACCTCTTTTTTAAGAGAAATAAGAAATTTTTCATTAAATCAAAAAATGGAAGAGCCAAGTTGCGATTGCAAGGAAGAATGGCTTGATTATTTAGAGCTTGAAAGATTTTTGATTTAA
- a CDS encoding 2-oxo acid dehydrogenase subunit E2 — translation MNNAGNYQTKPFSKYRKNIQLIAGEGWRKHSLHFLIEANVTKSLEIIKNYKKEGKDVSFTGWIIKCLSQAIVEHKELNSYRQGRNKIVIFDDVDVAIPVEKKINDDYIPMAYIIRRANEKSIWDITEEIRNAQKRGGKEQVLMKLSFVEKFVLKSPYFIKKFILFLLRKRGIIKKKHMGTVGVTSVGMFGNFSGWIIPLGGTTSILLVVNGISKKPVVRNDKIETAEILHLTLTFDHDLADGGKISRFISRFVELVENGFSLS, via the coding sequence GTGAATAATGCAGGAAATTATCAAACCAAGCCCTTCTCAAAATACAGAAAAAATATCCAACTAATAGCGGGCGAGGGGTGGCGAAAGCACAGCCTGCATTTCCTGATTGAGGCAAATGTTACAAAATCTCTCGAAATAATAAAAAATTATAAAAAGGAAGGGAAGGATGTTTCTTTTACTGGATGGATAATAAAATGTCTTTCTCAAGCCATAGTGGAGCATAAGGAATTAAATTCATATAGACAGGGAAGGAATAAAATTGTAATTTTTGATGATGTTGATGTTGCAATACCTGTTGAAAAAAAGATTAATGATGATTACATTCCAATGGCATATATAATAAGGAGGGCAAATGAAAAAAGTATATGGGATATAACTGAAGAAATAAGAAATGCGCAGAAAAGAGGGGGAAAGGAACAGGTTCTTATGAAATTAAGCTTTGTTGAGAAATTTGTGTTGAAATCTCCTTATTTTATAAAAAAATTTATTTTATTTTTGCTCAGGAAAAGAGGGATTATAAAGAAGAAGCATATGGGAACTGTAGGAGTTACATCCGTTGGAATGTTCGGCAACTTCTCTGGATGGATAATTCCTTTAGGAGGGACTACTTCAATTCTTCTTGTTGTAAATGGAATCTCAAAAAAACCAGTTGTAAGAAATGATAAAATTGAAACAGCAGAAATACTGCATCTCACATTAACTTTTGACCATGATTTAGCGGATGGAGGAAAAATATCAAGATTTATAAGTAGATTTGTTGAATTGGTTGAAAATGGATTTAGCCTGAGCTAA
- a CDS encoding (Fe-S)-binding protein: MEIYNEILSCTACGFCKKPYYSYNFSEKESDYPKGKIMIAYGLLSGEIEEDMDVVRILQDCCLCRRCEEDCPSNIKIAEIIKGARYKLKNLLPEHKKIYENFQKYDNIFGDENFSYGEGKNAFFMGCVVKKEMKDVIISLFDKIGADIKIISQCCGGPLRKIGIDFEKKKLDFEKILFSCPNGMIEFMDYSPIHISQFFLKSEFKKDGKNYIYHDSEILGRYIKIYEEPREIIKKIGNLVEFKENRKMARWCGGEIEYKSAFQEKADELARYIAKEAKEKNATIVTSSPHCYSHLKEYGAIDLAQLIEEKLKNF, translated from the coding sequence ATGGAAATTTATAATGAAATACTTTCATGCACCGCCTGCGGATTCTGTAAAAAGCCATACTATTCTTACAATTTCAGTGAAAAGGAGAGTGATTATCCAAAAGGAAAAATAATGATTGCCTATGGATTGCTAAGTGGAGAAATAGAGGAAGATATGGATGTGGTCAGGATATTGCAGGATTGCTGTCTTTGCAGGAGATGCGAAGAAGATTGCCCTTCAAATATAAAAATAGCGGAAATAATAAAGGGGGCTAGATATAAATTAAAGAATTTGTTGCCCGAGCATAAAAAAATTTATGAAAATTTTCAGAAATATGATAATATATTTGGTGATGAAAATTTTTCATATGGAGAAGGAAAAAATGCATTTTTCATGGGATGTGTTGTTAAAAAAGAAATGAAAGATGTTATAATTTCTCTATTTGATAAAATAGGTGCGGATATTAAAATAATAAGCCAGTGCTGTGGCGGGCCATTGAGAAAAATTGGAATAGATTTTGAAAAGAAAAAGCTAGATTTTGAAAAAATTTTATTTTCCTGCCCGAATGGAATGATTGAATTCATGGATTATAGTCCTATTCACATAAGCCAGTTCTTTTTGAAAAGCGAATTTAAGAAAGATGGAAAAAATTATATATATCATGACTCAGAAATTCTGGGAAGATATATTAAAATTTATGAAGAACCTAGAGAAATAATAAAAAAGATTGGAAATCTTGTTGAATTCAAAGAAAATAGAAAAATGGCAAGATGGTGTGGAGGAGAGATTGAATATAAAAGCGCTTTTCAGGAGAAAGCGGATGAGCTTGCAAGATATATTGCAAAGGAGGCAAAAGAGAAAAATGCAACAATTGTAACTTCTTCACCCCATTGCTATAGTCATCTTAAAGAATATGGTGCAATAGATTTAGCCCAGTTAATTGAAGAAAAATTGAAAAACTTTTAA
- the sepF gene encoding cell division protein SepF produces MFGKTKKGYIDLEEAGVEKREEAKMFVRVAEVHKYEDLKELIKHVYEGNMLLMDISPISADSIEVERIINEMKKVASDINGDIVGIDRNRFIVTPSGVKVDRRKIKTY; encoded by the coding sequence ATGTTCGGAAAAACAAAAAAGGGATATATAGATCTTGAAGAAGCAGGCGTTGAAAAAAGAGAAGAGGCAAAAATGTTTGTAAGAGTAGCGGAAGTACACAAATATGAAGATTTAAAGGAATTGATAAAACATGTTTATGAAGGAAATATGCTTCTCATGGATATATCTCCAATTTCTGCGGATAGCATAGAAGTGGAGAGGATAATAAATGAAATGAAGAAAGTAGCAAGTGATATAAATGGCGACATTGTTGGCATTGATAGAAACAGATTTATAGTAACTCCATCTGGAGTAAAAGTTGATAGAAGAAAAATAAAAACATATTAA